Proteins encoded by one window of Arabidopsis thaliana chromosome 2, partial sequence:
- a CDS encoding uncharacterized protein (unknown protein; FUNCTIONS IN: molecular_function unknown; INVOLVED IN: biological_process unknown; LOCATED IN: endomembrane system; Has 30201 Blast hits to 17322 proteins in 780 species: Archae - 12; Bacteria - 1396; Metazoa - 17338; Fungi - 3422; Plants - 5037; Viruses - 0; Other Eukaryotes - 2996 (source: NCBI BLink).) encodes MCWSVSVDFGIVHGLLWWALIGERGFELFIFLLWWLSREKNFSLLRIEGMDLWSVLWKGTQIYRLGGIRLMDGFSIVVSYEDFNEMGIFTLSLYGVCPQEDEIFSQMVLRRLDLV; translated from the coding sequence ATGTGTTGGTCTGTATCGGTTGATTTTGGTATTGTTCATGGTTTGCTATGGTGGGCCCTTATTGGGGAGAGAGGATTTGAGCTGTTTATCTTCTTGTTGTGGTGGTTATCACGTGAGAAGAATTTCAGTTTATTGAGGATTGAAGGAATGGATCTATGGTCAGTTTTATGGAAAGGAACCCAGATCTATCGTTTGGGTGGAATAAGGCTAATGGATGGATTTTCGATTGTGGTAAGTTATGAGGATTTCAACGAGATGGGAATCTTTACGCTCTCATTGTATGGAGTCTGTCCACAGGAAGATGAGATTTTCTCTCAAATGGTTTTACGGAGATTAGATTTGGTCTGA